The Phacochoerus africanus isolate WHEZ1 chromosome 15, ROS_Pafr_v1, whole genome shotgun sequence genome has a segment encoding these proteins:
- the RBP4 gene encoding retinol-binding protein 4: MEWVWALVLLAALGSAQAERDCRVSSFRVKENFDKARFSGTWYAMAKKDPEGLFLQDNIVAEFSVDENGHMSATAKGRVRLLNNWDVCADMVGTFTDTEDPAKFKMKYWGVASFLQKGNDDHWIIDTDYDTYAVQYSCRLQNLDGTCADSYSFVFARDPHGFSPEVQKIVRQRQEELCLARQYRLIAHNGYCDGKSERNIL, from the exons ATGGAATGGGTTTGGGCGCTCGTGCTACTGGCGGCGCTGGGCAGCGCCCAGGCGGAGCGCGACTGCCGAGTGAGCAGCTTCCGAGTGAAAGAGAACTTCGACAAGGCTCGT TTCTCCGGCACCTGGTACGCCATGGCCAAGAAGGACCCCGAGGGGCTCTTTCTGCAGGACAACATCGTCGCCGAATTCTCCGTGGACGAGAATGGCCACATGAGCGCCACGGCGAAGGGTCGAGTCCGTCTTTTAAA TAACTGGGACGTGTGCGCAGACATGGTGGGCACCTTTACAGACACCGAGGACCCTGCCAAGTTCAAGATGAAGTACTGGGGCGTAGCATCCTTCCTCCAGAAAGGAA ACGATGACCACTGGATCATCGACACGGACTATGACACCTACGCTGTGCAGTACTCCTGCCGCCTCCAGAACCTTGATGGCACCTGCGCCGACAGCTACTCCTTCGTGTTTGCCCGAGACCCCCACGGCTTCTCCCCAGAAGTGCAGAAAATcgtgaggcagaggcaggaggagctGTGCCTGGCCAGACAGTACCGGCTGATCGCTCACAATG GTTACTGTGATGGCAAATCGGAAAGAAAcattttgtag